Within Vigna unguiculata cultivar IT97K-499-35 chromosome 2, ASM411807v1, whole genome shotgun sequence, the genomic segment cctgaacgggcccgacgatccgaACGAGCCTGACAACTcgaacgggcccaatgacccagacgggcctaatgatccgaacgggcccgacgagcCAGACGGACCCGACAACTCGGACGGGACCAACGACCtgaacgggcccaacgacccagacaGGCCTGATGATCCAGACATgcccaacgacccaaacgggtCGTTAGGCCCATCCGAGTTGTCGAGCGCGTTCGGGTCGTTAGGCCCAttcaggtcgtcgggctcgttcgggcccgtctgggtcgtcgggctcgttcgggtcgtcgggcccgtctgtgTTGTCTGGCATGTCCGGGTTGTCATGCCCGtcctggtcgtcgggcccatcttgGTCGTCTGGCCCGTCCGGGTTTTCGAACCCGTCTGTGTTGTCTACCATGTCCGGGTTATTCGGCCCGTCTTGGTCGTCAGGCTCATCTTGCTCGTCGGGTTTGTCCTTGTCATCGGGCTCGTCCTGGTCATTGGGCTCGTACGGGTCGTCAAgtccgtccgggtcatcgggcccgttcgggtcgttcaACTTAATCTTTGACTCTggcttaatgtagtattatttaGGGGGTAACCCACCTTAGCCCTAGCCCTAACCCACTAGAGAGGGGACTTTGGGGGCTGGGGCTTTTTTTTGGCCCCCTCATTTGGGGGCCCCCTAAAAGGGGGCTTTTTGAAGAGTGGGCCAGGGCTGACCCATGGGctaggggccaaattgacacctctaccAATGAGGCTAGAAGACGATTATGACTTGATGATAATCTTTTCCCTTCCCAGCGACAAGTTAGGAAAGGGGTGAGATGAGGGTGGTCTAAGTAATACTTTCCATGAAGATTATGCCACAAACCGCAAAGAAAAATTCCTCATAGAAACAGTCAaatttctttattcaaattCAATCAATGGGCTGCAAAAAATATTGCATGACTGGTATAATTCCAAGAAAACGTGAAAACATTAAatgcttaaatttttaaataatcgtTAAACTAAAGGGATAGCATTCATTGTACAAAGAGATACACTTACCCGCGGCCAGTATGGTCTGCTTTCCATTTTGCCCAATACTTCTTTAAAAAGGCTTTCTCCACATTCTTCAGAGGACTTGGAACTGCACTTCCAGCCGCATAACCCTATAGAACAAATAGAGGCAAAAGTTGTCAACAAAGTTGAACTTAGAAATTCAGTAACGAACAGAACTacatgaaaaaagaaataagatgaAACAAAAGCTGACACTAACAAGCATGAGAGCAGATTGGAACTAAGGAGAGTAGTCATACTATAAGTTTAAATAATCATTCTAGCCAACGAACTATTTTGATACCCCAGAAACACTTGCAATATTTATGTCAGTTATAACTGTTGAATTGTGTTTGACATAGTCGTAAGTGTTCCATCGAACAATAATCACTAATTCAAGTAAAAAAGGAAAAGCATTGGTCTCAGAACCAACAACTCAAGTACATCATCAAGATATCAACAAGGGTCTGGACTTTATGTTATACACCCTGTTCATACTCATCCCATACCTATATTCGAATAGACCTTTTATATACAATAATTACTACTCCATCCATTccttttcaaatatcatttaAGGTTCTTttggagaaataaaaaatgcaataaaattTCTTGACTctaacaaaatatttacaagATTTTCCATTTTACCCTTTTTATTTCTACGTCACAATAGCAATTAATgttgtcttaaacttaaaagataacaatttaaatagaaacaaaaagatttaaaaaatgcgAGTGCAAAACGGAGggagtattattttaaaaacattgtcAATTTCCAATATAGTACCATAATTCCTAATAATGATAACTTTTGAACTCTTCTCTATGACTTTTCATGTAAAAAgccaaactaaaatattttcagtCTTTTAACTTGTATACAAAGGAACTGACTCAATTGAGTAAATGGGCCCATGTTTAACTATTCAGGAATTAAACGGGCGAATGACGGGGCTACTACTACTCTTCTACTACATATAACGTGCAGCCTAAGCTCTGGGTAATAGGTACCTGCCCCAATACCTATTGTCATTACTAAGtgaaacaaagatagaaatgaTCCAGACTAATTTTCAAAAGTATAAGAGAGAATTTTTAAGCATGTAtcgcaaaataaaaaatggtcgCTGACCTGATAAAAATAGACCAGGCACGTGCCATATCCACAGATATTTGATTATGctccaaaataatttttaagttgaACATGAAATGCAAATCAGAGGCagttttccttttttatctcAAAGTAAAAAACACATCCCAAACATCTAAATGTTTTACCTCTAAAGAGCATCTGACATCTTCTACAGTAGGCCATATTATTTGGGGCTCCCCCATACCAAGGGGTGTTTTATCTTTAGAGAGGCCTGCTGACATTGATGATGCTAGCTCAGTCATCCATTTTTCATCTAAAGAACCAAGGGAGGAGAACTGCAGTAGATATAAGCCAAGATCatcaaaaaaatagtaaatgatAGATATTGCAATCTCTAAAATCTGTTATGAAGTGCTACATTATAGTCAAAAACATGAGTTGAAATGAGAGAAAATATAACAATAGTGAAACTGTGAAATACTTTAACATTAACTCTTTTCCATATAATATTAGAGTTATAAGATTAACATGAACCAACTGCGCCAAAACAAGAGTATAATGCAACCTAGCCTTGAGCCAAACTGTACCTGATAAACAAGTGGAGATTTCTTAAACTCTTCATCAAAAGTACACTCCTGGAGAAGAGAACGCAGCTTCATATGTCCCCACCTTTTCAAACTAGAACCAGAATGATATCCAGGTACAGATGCGATTAATCTAACCTGATTATAATACAAACAGCATTATGTATCCTGATGTACAGTGTATCTGACAATGGGacaaatttttaaacatttcaataaaagaaaggacataatttaataacaataagTGGAAACGTACCCTTGCATCACTATAATCAAACTTCCTGAAGAAAGATGGACATATACTGACGCTTCCAAGAGATGGAAGTTTGACTGAGAACTCCGGCCACTGAgtcatcaaataaataattttatgcgTAAGATGCATAGTGCCAATAAAAAATGCCTAATATGGACATATCATAGCATCACTAATGATAATATCCAGTCAATCAATAACATCAATATCAATATCTGTTGGAAACTATTTAGCCTTCATGGGCCGTATAAGTACTTTGACTAGCAACaagtttttattataacatgTTAAAAGCTTTTAACAAGTGAATTTTCTACAATAATCTAACTGTCTAGTAATTTGGGACAGGTTACTTAAACTAGGTTTTTCGATCACTATTCAGCATTAGTTTTATCTAATCAACTTGAGATTGTTTATTCGTCTctcaatataaatgaaaattttcaatcatTACCTTCAGCATACTGAGATATTCAACCAGGTCATTCTCAAATCCAGATCCATTGCTTGGACTATTTTGATCTTTCCATGGAAAATCTTGCATCCATAAACCTTGGCTTTTATTGTTCCAATCTACATAAATTAAGTTCGCGGTATGCACAATGACTCTCACTCCTTGAGGATATATAAGCAGCATGGCCTTTGAATGGTGTGTCCCGAATGAAATTGGCAATGATGGTTTGTGCAGAATCCACTTCGCAGGTTTGCTTCTCTAACAATCACAGAAGTAGCATAGCAAGTCAATATCTTTCAACCATTTGTACGTAATCAATCTTGCAAATAACTAACCAAATATATCAGATCTGAGACAAACCTTTATGCATTCCACCCTGCCATCACTTTCTCCGTGAATGACTAGCACATGGGGCACTTTTGAAAGTGCAGGACATGCTATCCCAGGGAAATATTGAAAGGGAGAAATACAAATGAGATCAACAATTTGAGAAACTCAATCAAAACTGTTCACGTAAGCACAAATTTCAGAGCACAAGACATGCCAGCAGCCTATGGTTGTGCATAATTGAGAAATAGATGGTCGGGTTGCCCCTTTCGGATATGCAAATATGTAAAGTAATGACTCTATAAGAAAGACATAGTGTGCACTATTTCAGCAGGAGCAAGAGGAgctggaaaaaaaataattaacataacaaaaaacaaatgttCCCAGCAATTTGAAAATATGACAACGAATGtcagaataatttaaaattagtacaGAATCTCAGTAGTCTCAAGGACAAAAACGATTGTCAGACTACAAACAGGTAAAATTTTGGGGAGTAGAGAGGCAAAGGCAAGGAGGAACTGGAATATCATAACAAAAGACTCACCGGGAATCAACCAGTCAATGTCTACCATGTAGTTTGATAGAATAGCAACTAGAATATCCCCCTATCAGTGagaagaattaaaataaaatcaatgagGAGTTCCATTATTTTCTAGCTAAAATACTTGTGCTGTGCAGCTCGAGTTGTCTTTAGtgcaaattattaaatttaaccaGTTATTGAAGtagaaaatatttcttttgagCTTTGTAGGATTGCACATTTATTCTCGACCATAgttgaaaattgaaaacagTCAATCAAGTGCTACCATGAAGGACAAAAACAGATGCTTCATAGTTCAAGGcaagaacaaattaaaattggaaTAAAATTATCCCTACTAACCTGAATGACATCACCTATAGAAACACAAGAAGTATTTGCCCACGGTGGTAACCCTTGCACGCGCAAAAGTCGAAAAGTGGAAGGTATTTGGTCATTAGGGACATGGAAATTACGAATGGCCTCCACACTACTGTCTTCACCCGACTGTGAATGCACAAACTTCCTTGCGTCTGCATTCCTACCTTGTTTCTGGCTGCATGTTTCAACTTTATCCTGCAGAGTTACACCCAACGCAACAATTCattttacaaacaaaaaaacGAGAAAAATCATCTTAACGCACGCACATTCAAGTGGCTATGACACGAACACAGATGGAAAATGTAGGATCATGACGTAAGCAGTTGAATACCCGTGAAGACCTGCCTGAAGCTTTATTTCTGAACGATGATTGAGCTTCATTGTTTCTACCACTAGAAGAGCTTATGCCACTCCCCAACACCTGATATTTAAAAAGATGGTGACCGGGAATGAGCTCGATTACGTCACCACTACAAATGGTGGCTTCTTCTTTATGATTCAGTTTCCTTCTCTTATTCCCGGAATTAACAACGATTGGGTTCGCCCCCTCCTAGGATTAACAAAGCGAAATGAAATCAcgaaatgaaaaaagaaaaaaaaaaaagaattcaagAAAGTGAAGAAGGAGTGAGTCGTAAAGGCCAATACGACGAGCAAATTAGCGGAGCCATCGCGAGAAGCGGTTAAGGTGAGGTGCTTGCGGCTTAGCCTCTTGTCCGGAACAGGAATGCTGTTCCGCCCAATAACGTTTGTGCCGTCTGTGATAGGTAACTTCGGAACTGAACCTTCTTCCTCTAAACTTTGGTTCACCGGAATCAGGTATCCCACCTCCGACAAAGACATTTAAATCAATGCCTCGCGACGAAACACACTCACGATCTTTCACAGCCCTCACAAACGCTTCCTTCTTCTTGCATCTCAAACTCTGAACACCCAAACACAGCCCAACAACGTTACGCTGGACCTTCATTCAAAAGCCCAAGGCCTTCCTTCAAAAGCCCAGATTCTTCTGGACGGTTCATGGCCCATTCTTTTCTTAAACGGATTTGGCGAACCCACTCATGGAGGACACTGGTATGGTATCCATGGGTGTTCTCTGTGCAGACcggttaaattttgaaaaataaaaagtcctTCCAACAgaatgtataaataataatggaaaatgatacgttaataaagttttttcttacaaactttGAGAAACTACTaatttgagtaaaaaaatattattttattattttattttaactagaaaataaaaaagaataaaatatttaattttatttagggAAAGTTTGTCGACTTTGTCAAAAGATTATTTTCCAATAATAATACTCCGATTgatttttaatgtaattgatTTCAATCAAAGCAAATCAAGATTCAATTATTCGATCAGAATCGACTAGAAGGattgttcatttatttttagacagcttagaaaaagaaatcataacgaacaaaataaatttatacgATCTCAAATCGAATAAGTTGAACCATGATCACTATGTATAACAAAAAGCAATATTATCTCTCaaaacttcattttattttctaacgtggcattaagtttttaaaaaatagtattgataaaatatagtcataaaaaagtaaaaataataataatcaaattgagtttatcaaattttgtatataaataaataattcatttattactGAGTATctaacttgattttttttctttgggtaCACTATAAAAAAGATGTTGTAATTATAAGATTTAGCAGTCGAGACAGTCAAAAATCTTacattcattaaaaataaaataattttataatatattagtgtccttattttattattattattaattagttttatgaaattgaattagatttaactttaatttctaataaagacttatcaaatatttttaaaaatatataaaaataataatttatattagacgctatataatgtttttatttccaTTCTTGGAttctacatattattttattttcataattagaGATTTTGTTGTGTTTGCATGTTATTTATGGTAGGAGTGTTTTGTTGCTCAATTTAGTCTAATTGTTCACAGTTACCTAATTAAGCATAAAAATCAAAGTTTGATTTggttttactttaaaataaaattcaaataagatAAAGCTAATGTTTTGTGGATTTCGTTGGAAAAATTATCGTGATTTATGTTACTTTAAAATTGCAAACATTTTATGgtgaaaaatatcaaatagaTAAACATCttgtataattttctttattatattcataaattagttttaattgattttaaattttttttagggaAACACTCTACTCTGTAGAttgaaaatgtatttttctttccCTGTTGTCAAtaattgatttgatattttagaagattaaattaaaatattgaataataaagTGGTAGGGTTGGAATGATTTTTCTAGAGAATagatttttattgtaaatagcATGTTTGATGATGTAAATTGACCACACTAATAAGGAAAGAGAGAGGGAAAACAGTGATTGGGGATAATCATTGCCGACTTCTATACATACAAACTTAGATCAATAAACCAATGTACGAcatcacttttcttttttccttttctgaaTACGACACTCTTATGTTACATCActataaatacaaaacaaaatactcatacaaatactaattattGAAATGAACCAATAACTTTATTTATGTGAAACCAAAAATTGaggttcttgattttatttttttaatgtgtgtTATGTTTCAATCGATTTTAACATAAAGACTTGAATACttttttcgtttttatttttgtagtgtttgttggggatgatcctcattttcaccagatatttaaaatagtttttatttttgtagtgtttgttgcggatagttctcatttttatcaaatgtttaaaatggtcctcattttcgcaatttgtgtttaatttagtccttttttgtgacgccgtttaaatcagtaatggAACATTGTACATCTAATTACTACACTTGTACAGTACATATAATACACCCTAGTACAATGTAATACAAAACAGTGTCCACTTGTACAGTGTtttgttactgatttaaacggcgtcacagaaaatgactaaattaaacacgaattgcgaagatgcggaccattttaaacatttgataaaaatgagAATCATCCGCAACATACATTatgaaaatgagaaccattttaaacatttagtaaaaataatgatcATCCAAAAcaaatactataaaaataagaacgaaaaagatatttaagtcTTAATATAAATTAACTAACAGTAAGCATCTATAATGTGtttcttataatatatttcactcttttcttttcttttggtaattaccTATAATATCTATAACTACTGTAAGTAAAAGTAATGTCTAGTATTCTTTTtccacatttattttataagtttggcACTTAGCAAAACATCATAATTACattactatattatattttaaatgcataTAAAAAAGTAGCCATCTAACTGCATAAACAGCCCATTTCGAAATAATTGTACAAAATATCATTTCTTATTTAACTTCAATCATTGTTTTGAACATTAACTAATTGAGTTTTTCTCTAGTCACCgataactaattaaatataatttgctgataaaagaaaaactaattaaatgtAAAAGTATTGATTTTTGAGTGAACAGATGAAATAATCTTTTAATactcaaattgatttttaaatatcagCTAATATTCATATCACTTTCTAATTCACAAAATTCACATcgatttttttagttaatttctaaaaaataactttaaaaggTTGATTTAAACTAAAGTAAATTGAAGTGGGGTAtctattattaatgttttattaggAGACAAAGGTTCATTGTAGAGTTATCAAAACGGATAATCTGATCCGACCTGACTCAATCCACCATAGGTTGATTATTTAGTGAATCAACCCAACTCAGTTCACTTATTAGTGAGCCAGAAAATTTTTAACTCGGTTCGGTTCATCACGGGTTTGTGGGTTAAACAGGTTgactcacgggttcacttaattaaaaaaaatactaatttttttattttttttgtgagtcaaaactaaattataatcataattaaaatctaaataaattttaatacaatctaaatacaaatcaaaatcacaaaaatacaaattatctttgtgttggttaaaaaaataacataacatgACCCAGATGCAAAGTTtaacgtaataaaaaaaaatacttatatgaCCATTTATTTGTAGGTTGGTGAGACAATCCGGCTCACCATGGGTTCTAGATGAGtcggtcaaaaatcaacccgtattaaaatttgtaaaagaattttaaCCCAACCTGACATTAATCCGTAATGAGTCTGATTGGTTCGtgaattttaatctattttaatatcTCTAATTATAGTAGGATCAGTTGGAGGATAAAGATAGGAATAAGATgagatataaatatttataggtggttaattcaaatataattattttgattaatgttttgatcacacatttttttaatgggTTTATTTTTGTGTTCCGTGAAAGGGATGATTAAGGAAGAAAAGTGAgtgaaagaatttgaaattGAGAGGAAGGAGAAGCACCAACAAAGCACATGAAAGAATCGGAAAAGTGTGTGGCAGAACTCAACATTGCTGAATTATATGTGGTGGGGTATCACACATTCGTTCATATTAAATCTGGAAAGTGAAATCATTGTTATTTAAGGCCTCATAATCATTGAGGACCTGCAAGAGGCCCAATGCTTACGTCACTCCCAAAATCGCCTACTTATTtcattagaaaattaaattgaattaaccTCGGAAAAGAAATActtattatgattttaaataaacttaagcttacaatattttacttttattttatttttaaactccTAAATATATTCACACAAagtttaaaaagataatttaaatatttcagcaaatttttcttataattcaaTTTTGGTCAAACACTTTCGAATTCTTATTCTAGCTCCAATCACTTTATACCACTATTTCCATGCATCGTGAGATTTTTTTAgccatttaaaatgaaaaaaaaaacatgtaattgtttttaactttcttttatcaatgaGGAAGTAATACTTTCAAATTCTTAtcttttaagttaattttataactttgaaGTTCTAGTATAGAGAGTTGAAATCACAACATTGTTTCTCTCCCTTCAAACTTTATCACCATTTTatcattcacttttttttaacttaatgtttggattttattaattttagtagtacatgaaatcataattaaagaaattaacttATTTCAATAACTCGTGGTAGTATGactttttcttaataaattatttatcagAAAAGGtgataaaacaatgaaaaaacggttaaacattaaaaaaatgaatttcttaGATTGCATTAAGGTTTAGAAAAAGAATATGTGGGTATTCATTCAATTAGAATGAAGTTATTTCCTTaagagttttttattttaaaaaatatttgacatttgactcaaccttttctttttgtaaaagacaaacaaaaacaaatttaggtTAATCTTTCTGTTAATGTCATTGAGAGATTAAGAGTCctttgttaaaagaaaaaaaaaagtgagaaaggaaagaaaaatggTCACATGATGGTTTGACAGaaatgaaggaagaaaaaattgtgaaaaacgATATAATAGTGCGTGAATATTCTCTACTCGTAAAATCAAGAAGAAATACACAAAAACAACAAGACGAAATAATCACTCATGTCAAGCCaggaaagaaaatatttataatcgaatatagattttttttatggttataATGAATTATGGTTTCTAATATACAATAAACGTATTTTtgtattacaataattaataatataataaataaataaattaacctTCTTTCTATACTCACCTATTTTAACTAAACCTGTTTTTTCCATcttgtttgcatttttttttgtgtgttttagtcttattactttcttcttttaaaatctttaagaGAAACtcttaaaaactaaaagaaaacaataaatgaatttatgtaAGAAAGAAGGCTGATTactaaataactaaaataaatttatttaaaaggaaaaaatatttaaataatgatggATCACAAGAAATAAACTTGAGATTAATATAGTAGTACGGGTACGGCctataattttatcataattgaATTCTAATAGTTCCTTTGGATCCTTTGGATCATTATCtgtattcaattatttatttcatttttttaatttaataaaaaataaacatattctCTATTTTTGGTGTATAACAAGGATCAAACTCACAGAACATTTTCTTCTACTTCTCTATTTTCTCAAATGATGGAAAATGTATTCTCgttctcgttttttttttttttcaaaatgtataaaaagaAAGTACTCTTCCTACATGTTGTGCATAAAATTGGttgattttatgaaaaatattttagaaattatatggataatattaaaaaaaaaaatgttgaagaagGTGGATGGGCACCACATGGTTTGTGCATTTAATTAACATTGTTGTTCTAATACAAAAATACACATGTCggtatacatacatatatatatatatatagtctgGAAGGGTCTTTTGTTGTGGTTGAGAACAGAACCACTTGCACTTTCCAACATCATACACAATCACCATCACAAAACACAACTATTTATCAAACACCAACTTCATTAATCATTCTCATACATACATTCGTATAGTCATAGTTCTGTCCCTTCACTTGAATATAGTTGTGTGAGAAGAATATGAATTCGGGTAGTTATGGCCTATTCTATCAACCATTAATCATTACATATAATAAATAGGGTCTCATATGTGTGGctatggatcaaattcaatacatcAAAACCAAACATACATGATTCTTTGTACTCTTGATTTACTACCACCTCATAGATTCTCTGTCCCGCttgcaaatttatttattatttttttaatcatcaatAGATAAGTGGTGTGTTTTGTTGTGGATGTAATTAAAAATCTATATTATGAGATTAAGAAAAACTCTTACACTGTTTCAACCAACAAGAAATTATGTCAAAAATAGTACATAGACCATTTTTAGattaatatatagttttaaaattctctttatattaGAAATCTTGTGTCAATCAAAAATAAAACggtatataaaagttaaaataaatattatatcacaaattaattttgtaagattaaattagatttaatttttttttcattaatacgGTATTTGATTCATATTAGAGTCATAGTTAATGGTCacatttgttaataaattattattaaatcacGTGTGAAAAACTAGTTAAGATGTATATTTatgttgtaaaattgtaaaactaGATATTAGTAGGTGATCTCATAACTGTTATAATAACCTTACAAAATCGACAAGTGTAAGGTGAAATTTtcactcatttatatattaaaattttttgaattatctTTGATCAATGTGatacttctaattatatatgtGTATGAGTTGaacttaaaagtaaatttttaaaacatttgatatatatatatatatatatatgtatatatatatatatatatatatatgtatatatatatatatatatacatatatatatatatatatgtatgtatgcaaaACTTATATTATGAATCAATGAATATGTTCGTTTTTACCGGTAATTATATGTTTATCTGAGAGGGTACGTAGGGTCTGGATGGAGGGTGGGTCCTGTGGGGAAATATTATTTAAGTTCCCGAGGAAACGTGAGTAACCAATTGCAGTCATGTTTGTGAGGAAGCAAAAGGTGTGgtttttccataaaaaaaatgaaacatatacCTGGTCATTGTCGATGGAGATAAAGGTATAGAGGCAGTTATACTGTATGATGAAAAGCGATTAGAAAGATATTTTGATGTTTGGGAGGAGGTGAGGCATGAAGCAATGAACATGCACATGCCCTTGCCTCAAACTCTATTGTGTGCCGACATGAATTTTGCgtaaattattttgtagtttttatgcaataatattttattatagaaaattattatacgatcttaatatttatgatttttatatgttataattacacatttatgtttataaattataataagatactaacattGATTCATGAGAGATTTAATaataatgtgtttttttaatttttgtttttcaaattctttttttcaatgtatgtttttatctttgttACTTCTCTCATACTTTATTTTTTGATGACTTATTGTGAGAGAACCTTATGATTAGATAGAGAACcctaatattcttttataagcCAACATTCATCAAGTTGgactgaattttattttattttattacgacttctcataataatcaataaattcttgtattttattaaattacgaTTGAACCAtcgtaatattttaaatgagtcacataataaaattaattcgtcaattaattttaatttgaaaataggATTAGCTCCGCGATGTGCCATTCTGTCAGTTCATTTTCTTTGCTTAACTTTTACACCCAATCAAAAATCCCGCAAACTCCATTTCAGACAGTAAAAATCAAACACACCGAAATATGAATAGAGTATGGTTCTCATTCCTCCGAGTCTCTCATTTTCCATCTCTATTCTCCTATTACATCAAAGAGAGACAATTCATGATTAAGGAATAGACAAATGGcttcattttcaaacaaattgaCAACATCTAATCATCTATCACACCAGATACACAGgttatatatagtaaaaaaaaaaacacctaaaaattataaaagatctAAGCCAAATAGTTAGAGAATAATGAAACACTGTTGACTTctcattgattttaaaaatcagTTTGGCTCTGGGAACAAggttaacaataaataaaaaaaaaagaaaaaaactgtaAATTACTTTAGCCATAGAATTTAGAAGCGAAATGTTTGCTTATGGCATATACTAAACAAAATTGAATGTTCAAGAAAACTC encodes:
- the LOC114174244 gene encoding tyrosyl-DNA phosphodiesterase 1 isoform X1, whose amino-acid sequence is MSLSEVGYLIPVNQSLEEEGSVPKLPITDGTNVIGRNSIPVPDKRLSRKHLTLTASRDGSANLLVEGANPIVVNSGNKRRKLNHKEEATICSGDVIELIPGHHLFKYQVLGSGISSSSGRNNEAQSSFRNKASGRSSRDKVETCSQKQGRNADARKFVHSQSGEDSSVEAIRNFHVPNDQIPSTFRLLRVQGLPPWANTSCVSIGDVIQGDILVAILSNYMVDIDWLIPACPALSKVPHVLVIHGESDGRVECIKRSKPAKWILHKPSLPISFGTHHSKAMLLIYPQGVRVIVHTANLIYVDWNNKSQGLWMQDFPWKDQNSPSNGSGFENDLVEYLSMLKWPEFSVKLPSLGSVSICPSFFRKFDYSDARVRLIASVPGYHSGSSLKRWGHMKLRSLLQECTFDEEFKKSPLVYQFSSLGSLDEKWMTELASSMSAGLSKDKTPLGMGEPQIIWPTVEDVRCSLEGYAAGSAVPSPLKNVEKAFLKKYWAKWKADHTGRGRAMPHIKTFARYNNQNLAWFLLTSANLSKAAWGALQKNNTQLMIRSYELGVLFLPSSFKRRGSVFSCTCNVALPEGKWPAQESSEMKKTKLVTLTGQKKESMDSPSDVIIRLPLPYELPPLPYSSQDVPWSWDRQYKNKDVYGHVWPRM
- the LOC114174244 gene encoding tyrosyl-DNA phosphodiesterase 1 isoform X2, which produces MKLNHRSEIKLQDKVETCSQKQGRNADARKFVHSQSGEDSSVEAIRNFHVPNDQIPSTFRLLRVQGLPPWANTSCVSIGDVIQGDILVAILSNYMVDIDWLIPACPALSKVPHVLVIHGESDGRVECIKRSKPAKWILHKPSLPISFGTHHSKAMLLIYPQGVRVIVHTANLIYVDWNNKSQGLWMQDFPWKDQNSPSNGSGFENDLVEYLSMLKWPEFSVKLPSLGSVSICPSFFRKFDYSDARVRLIASVPGYHSGSSLKRWGHMKLRSLLQECTFDEEFKKSPLVYQFSSLGSLDEKWMTELASSMSAGLSKDKTPLGMGEPQIIWPTVEDVRCSLEGYAAGSAVPSPLKNVEKAFLKKYWAKWKADHTGRGRAMPHIKTFARYNNQNLAWFLLTSANLSKAAWGALQKNNTQLMIRSYELGVLFLPSSFKRRGSVFSCTCNVALPEGKWPAQESSEMKKTKLVTLTGQKKESMDSPSDVIIRLPLPYELPPLPYSSQDVPWSWDRQYKNKDVYGHVWPRM